The genomic region TCTCATCCGGCTTCAAACCATGGTTCGACATATCCTCCATCAACAAAAGGGCAGGCCTAATCTGATGAGCTCTACACAATGCCTTTATCAAAATGTTAAATGTGGAAACATCCGGCTTAATTCCTCTACCAAGCATGCCCGAATTCGCAGTTTCGACAAGCTTAAGTTTGTTCCCCTCAACAACAACATTCAACAAGAAATTGTAAAAATGAGTGTCGGGTTTGCACCCGAACACGCCTTCCATCATTTCCACAACCCCAAGAATTTCATCATACAAATCAAAGGCTGCGTAGCTCTGAACAAAAATCAAGAAAGTACCTGAGCTAATAGGGCAGCCGACGTGCTTCATCTCGTTAAGGATGCTCCTCATCGACTCGAAAGACCCCACCTTTCCGAGCTTGCGGAGGACCTCCTCGTACACGGTGGAGTCGGGGGTGAAATTGGGCTGCTTGGAGGCCCATTCGAAGAGGCGGAGCGCAGAGGACTCGTCGTTCTGGCGGCGGAGGGTATCGAGGAGCTGCTGCGGAGTGAAGTCCGgagggaggtggtggtggtggtgggtggaGGTAGGGGTTGAATAGGAGAGGGAAGAATGGATGAGGAGCCGGTCGTGGCGGTGAGAGAGCGGGAAGGAGAGAGAAGTGAAGGGTTTTTGAGCGGAGGAGGGCGGCGGTGGCAGGGTTTGGGGTATGGTGTGGGTGGGAGACCATGGATAGCATTTGAGAGAGAAGGAGAACGCCATTGAAGCAATTCAACAAACGGATGGGGTGCTTTCAGGCCATGGCGGAGAAGAAAGGCAGCTTTTAAATTGAGCTGAAAATTTGTTTGAACTACTGAAGTAGAGAGAGATGGACGGATAAGTTGCGGTTTGTATCCTGGTTATgggattttctttctttcattgaAACGACGCCGTATGGTGAGTTAATACGTGCAGTTGACAGTTGACCATTCTTCTCTCTGTCCTTGCCTCGAATCCCAACTGTTCATTCCTCTTTCCTTGCTTCAAATATAGATCGAGAGCTTATTTCAGATTGCTtttcaaaaagcacttttattCCTTGGCATTTTTTAGGAGGCACTTATCAATCGTGTTTTGACAAAGAAGCACTCTTTCGTTTGACTATTCACACGGACGTGCTTTGCACGATAAATAAGTGCATTTGATGGCGTTGGGCTGTGAGAATATCTGTCTCGCTGAAGGTGGGTCAAAATCACTCGTGTTGGTGTCCCTAGAACTAGTTAAGATTGGAATTGACTCCAGCACGTCATGTATATTCCCGTCCCACAAAATAGGACGTATAAGACACAATAGATGGGATGATTTCTTCAcccttaaaactcaaaaaccgtcactttattttcttgtttcttttaacTTCGTTAGACATCTTGTATGTGGCGACATGTGTCAGACAAACCACCCAATAAGACTGCCACCGTGTCACTAGGTCCAGGCCAACATCGACCAAAGTTGTATTTTACACCAGCAGCAGGGCAGTTATTTCCCTCGAACGGATAGGCATGTACATGAAAGCCGAAAATAGGCACAGAATCACAACTCAACAACGGAAAATGGGGAGATCATCATCTTAAAACCACACCCAAATGATTCGTCGAAACAGTCGACATTTTACTCAAGGGAGCGTGCGAGGGAGCATGCTCGCTTAAGCGTTGCCGCAACCATAAGTAAAAACATCTCTTACCAACTAGAAAAGATACCAGAAGATCAAAAATACAATAAGATGCCAAGGTAGGTCATACAGAACATGCCAGTAAATTAGCAACAAGGAAAGGCCATAAAAGCATGCTCCCTTTATACTGCTCCAAAGTAAAATGACAAGGGTCATATACAACACTCAGAAGGCGGAAAGGTGCCGTCTAAACCCCACAAACAGCTACATATTAGTTTGTTGACATACAGCTACCAAAGCAGCCACTCAACAAAGATAGGTTCTATCAAATAAACATATCATATGATATACCAGAAACCACAGACGcttgtttaaaataaataagaaacaaCGGCGAAACTTGGAAATTGATTCCATCATTTGCCAAGTTGCCAATTCCACAATGTATAAACATATCACGCAAGTAACAAAGGGTGCAGGGACGAACTCCCCACCAGATAGCCTATGATTCATAATCTAGCTGGCTCGGCTCTTAATGACATCGAGACCAATCTCAGTTGGATCAGTCGCTTGCAACTCAACCTGAATTCCATCGAGCTCTCTCTTGAATCTGTCTTTGGAGCTTGCGTAGATCATCTTGCTTCTCACCCTTGATGTATCAGGAGACCTTCATAGAAAGGAGAGGGAAACAAACAATTGAATTTAGAGAACGGACGATTAGACAACAGAGTACACACATGTTTGAAAATGGTTAAAAAACAGGGCATTACCAGGCAATGAAGAATATCCGGCTTTTCTGGACACCTTCAGGTGTAAGAAAGTCAAAATCAAAAATAGCATAACGGCATTCATCAGCAGGAAGCTTCTCAGTGAACTGCTCATAGGTTTCTGCTGGTTCACCAACATGTTCCACCACAACTTGCTTTTGCTTCTCCTCAATCTTGAAAACTATGGAGCGGTAGGTCCGCTTTGCCTTAAGCTCCAAAAACTTCAGTTTGCAATCATCGTGCACAGCCATACCAGATGCTGCGTTGGCCTGTAAATTGCATGCAATTAACGAAGATCAAACGGCTACACTACGACTTTTCAAGAGAGAAATGAATATAGATTGAAAAGACGTTttatcaaacaaaaatttgacaCAATGAATCTCTACACGCAGTCCCAAGTTCTCAACCGAACTATCATGTCTTATGTCCAAGCAAACCGCATAACTCGGGTGAAATGCGCACAATTCTTATCCTCAGAATGTCTTTTCATGATATGATCCAAAAATTATAATCTTTTGGTCCTTTACAATGCCTTAAGTACAGTAATAACACAACAAAAACAACCAATGTCAAACTTCTTTCCCTCGCGCCGTAGATAAAATTGATACGAATTGCACatttatatgtttaattttcATCCGAATCGTATCAAATTGACTCTCACACAACATGCACACACATTAATAGCCCAACAATACAAGATCAGCAAATTATACATAAACCAACATAAATACAAAGTACTCAACAATATTTCATGGTACCTACCAAGTACTCATTACtttattatatgtttaagaACAAATATACAAATTACACCTGGACCGGACCGGACCGGCCCAAATATCTGTTACAGGTAGTAGATCCACAACATTCCCAATCAGCAAAAACCAGATCAAATTCCCGGCCCAAAACACAAAGACGATGCAAAATCcaatcttaaaaataaaaaataaaataaaataaaaaaataaaaacaaatcgcgatcaaaatttcaacaaaaatacaGATCTGAAAGCACGAGATGTATAGATAACAGTAGATGAACTACAAATTGGAGCCAAATTAGCTTAAAACTATCAGATCGACACAGCGGAGGCAAGAAAATCGAATCAACAAAACCGATGATCGATTAACCAACCAAGAAATCGCAATCGGACGTAAATCCGtgattttactttattttctctGAATTTTCTCGGCAGCCAAACAGAAATTACAGTCAGAAAACCCTATCAGAGCAAAACGGAGCTAAAAGAGTGCGAAAAACTCACCATTTTCGCTGCTGTTCGGTTCTCTGTTGGCGacgaaggaggaggagaagataTAGGGAAAGGGTCTCCTCCGATGACGACTCGGCTATCTGTGTCTCGCACAAGAAATGTCCAAGGGCCCTTTATATTTGGTGGCTCTCTGGATGCCAGAGGATTGACAACGTGGAGCTGATCGTATGATAGAGGAGCGGGTGATGGGCGGTTCGGCCAATGGCGTGCCGCCACGACTTGTACGGGTCTTTGTGTATGGATGCGGGAGTGGCTTTGCTTGAGTCGGCTTCTCCAGACTCGGCTTATGAGAAATGCACTGATTTCCTATTTTAAGACATGGTTATTACTAGACTCGGAAGAAATGGGTACCATTAATAGCGAGTTGGACACTAATTTATAGTGAGCGGATTACTCGTGACTTAAATCaaatttgttgatgtaaatATATTGATGAACTAAAAACTTAATCTATAATTTATTCCACATTTTAACAAATTTATTGGTGTAAAAATATATTGGTGTATTAAAAGAATAACTAAATGATATGAATGAGAATGTTGGTTTTCATTATGATATACTTGAAAAATGAATGCATCACATTAATATACGAGATGTATATCTCATACTCTGTGAGTCTTTCGGTCTCTATAATGATGAACCGTCATGACGAAGCTACTAACTGGTCATTTTTAAAGACAAATAGACATCTCACTATAGTTGAACTTAAGAGCTCTCCcatacaagtgaagatgaatattaaTTAAACCGTAATGTTAAGCGGTAaacaaagaaattttagtgtttGGCATCCGACCACCAATTTCCAACGGCCCGGACTCAAAAGCGCTATCATGGCCCACCCTCTAATTTTGAGGCCCACCACTACCCCATTTTCTGACCTACCGTCTCGCTCTTTTGGTCTTATCTGGTGTTCGGACAAAAGACCTTCTCCTGAACTAGAgaaattgtattattttattaatataataGTACTTAAACAATGTTTTAATGCACATTGGACCTTATATTATTGTGGTTAGTGtctaatctttatttttttggtttaacaGGTGATGTTTTGGGTAAGTTACGCAAACTAGGTATCAaactcaataaaaaaattcaattattatgattatccAAGTAAGTCCAACATGATACATCTCAGTTACCATGTAAAAACAATACCACTAAACTGTAGGGTTGTAGACAAGTCGAGGCATACTGAatattatatttgtttaattgAAAAGCAAACCAAGTTAGGCTCGAGCGAGCTTAAAAACTTCAAGCTTGATACTAAACTCAAGTTGTTCGGGGTCATTTACTACGATAAGTCAGCCTGAATTGTAATTTGCAACTTATTAGTGgcacatattttaaaaataatatataaaaatagaCAATATAAGaccaaaaatttcaaacatagTAGTTTAAGCTAGCGCATAAATGTCTTTTTAAAAGCCTGTAATATCTTCATAAACAAAGAAGAAGGGATCTCcatcttttaaaattcaaattgaagatGGTGAAtttaaatagagaaaaaaataaacaaaattctggaaaagtaaaatatcaaggtgataatttatttcattCAAACTTCTTGAATATAATGTACTTTTAATTGTCTCGTAAAAAAATGAATTGTCACAAGCTCTGCGAATCAAATACACTGATGTTCGACAACCGAAGCCAATACAAGTTTGAACTGCTTCAAACCAACTATTATCAACATATAAAATTGTCAACCCTTACAAAGACAAGAATAACTTATACGATACATATATATCGTCATCATAACGACATAACTTGAACCATGCAAGTTCCTCTCTTCAAAAACGGCTCAGCTTGGCTGGGCTAGCTCGGCTTGTAATTAACATGTTAATAGGTATTTTGGGGGTAGGCATACTGTTAATAGATCATTACGGAATTAATAGTGCCATATGTTCAGATATTTTtcacaaggaaaaaaaagggcTAAATTTTAAGGAATAGGATCCTCTTTGTATTCTCTTCGTGAGAATTCGGATAATCAATTAATCATGTTCATATATCGTATATTATatggttaaaaattattttaaaattttaatttaaaaatgaataaatagtaactaacgaaaactgatcgtaCGATATATGATAAACGGATATGATTAATCAATCCTCATATCCCGATCAAGAGAATCCGGAGAAGATCCTTGTCCAAATTTTAATAACCAAAATGACACAGAGGCGGGGGGTCCACACAGATTCTTTTTTCCGCGTAGATACAACACTACACCACCTTTTGATATGAACTTGAATTATTAATTTGCCACTACttttatcaagaaaaaaaaataaagaaaaagaaaaatcagcaGCACATGAACGATCATGATCAACTAGCTTTGAAATCCCTTCCTTCTTCTCATGAGGTACACAAACACAAGTGATCTCAATAATTGAACAACTAATAATACTTAAATACTTTTGAGTGTGTGCATCGAGTTTAGttcctcttttttgtttttttttttttttttttttttgatataaAATCCCTATTGATTTTCAGTTCTTCTTTGTTACCGAGCTCtgttatatataatttttataaataatgttatccacatatttattttttatacaattcgCTCAATTTTTTATAGTTCAATCTAAagtattgaaaaatatcaatattcaaaaattaacaaaggatgtgtgagagataaaaataaGTGTTTGAATAGCACTATCCAATGCAAAAAAGATTCAGTTTATTCACTAAGACATTTCGTCGAAACTTGGTGGGCTTATTGTTGTTAGTCAAATATGTTGTACATATGTCAACAAATATCGACATATGCCGAAGTAATCTAATGAGTGAGATTAAGAGAATCTGCCGAGTGCTATTGATGCAATCTGTCGAGATATATTAGCAAACATAACACCAAACACTACGTGGACATAAAAGGGACTCGTACTAAATATACAAAGATTCCTCAAAAGACattcacatgtatatttttctgaaattcaaaGTAACCTTGTGACCACCTTAGTCCTAATGTATATCCTCCCTTGCTCAAGAATCAATTGTgttgtcttttttctttttcttttattcagACATTCAACTACGTTGTCTGATAATCGCATCTCGCACTTGTGACCAAAGAGTAGCAAGTTATGAATGGAATTGGCCATTTTGATGGTTG from Pyrus communis chromosome 9, drPyrComm1.1, whole genome shotgun sequence harbors:
- the LOC137744813 gene encoding actin-depolymerizing factor 2-like, translated to MANAASGMAVHDDCKLKFLELKAKRTYRSIVFKIEEKQKQVVVEHVGEPAETYEQFTEKLPADECRYAIFDFDFLTPEGVQKSRIFFIAWSPDTSRVRSKMIYASSKDRFKRELDGIQVELQATDPTEIGLDVIKSRAS